The following coding sequences are from one Lipingzhangella halophila window:
- a CDS encoding LysR family transcriptional regulator yields MELRHIAGFVAVAEELHFGRAAARLNMAQPPLSQQVRGLEKELGVRLFERNTRSVRLTPAGANFLPHARQVLSDAELARRAAVAGSSGEVGRVSIGFAGASSHEAIPTLTKAVRAAYPGIELRLEGQTYAGVALARVADRELDIGFVRLPVRRSGVRTRVIQHERLVAALPSDHRLAGEPALDVADLAEEPFVAFPGTEGSSVRENMVRIALDAGYMPRIVQEAPDSYTILDLVAAGVGVTITVSSVQHIRRSGMVYRELRGDVPTIDSALAWREDNASAALHTVLRVAEQVLPTPSRSDVQGLEPGLD; encoded by the coding sequence GTGGAGCTTCGCCACATCGCCGGGTTCGTGGCTGTCGCGGAAGAATTGCACTTCGGGCGGGCCGCGGCGCGGTTGAACATGGCCCAGCCGCCGCTCAGCCAGCAGGTCCGAGGGCTGGAGAAGGAACTGGGGGTACGGCTGTTCGAGCGCAACACGCGCTCGGTGCGGCTGACCCCCGCCGGCGCGAACTTCCTGCCGCACGCCCGCCAGGTCCTGTCCGATGCCGAGCTCGCCCGCCGGGCCGCGGTCGCGGGCAGCAGCGGCGAGGTGGGCCGGGTCAGCATCGGATTCGCCGGCGCGAGCAGCCACGAGGCGATCCCGACGCTGACCAAGGCCGTGCGGGCCGCCTACCCGGGTATCGAGCTGCGCCTCGAAGGGCAGACCTATGCCGGTGTGGCGCTCGCACGGGTGGCCGACCGCGAGCTCGACATCGGGTTCGTCCGGCTGCCCGTGCGGCGTTCCGGGGTCCGTACGCGGGTGATCCAGCACGAGCGCCTGGTCGCGGCGCTGCCATCGGACCACCGCCTGGCCGGCGAGCCCGCCCTCGATGTGGCCGACCTCGCCGAGGAGCCGTTCGTCGCGTTCCCCGGTACCGAGGGCTCCAGCGTGCGCGAGAACATGGTGCGCATCGCTCTCGACGCGGGCTACATGCCGCGCATCGTCCAGGAGGCGCCCGACTCCTACACCATCCTCGACCTGGTCGCCGCGGGGGTCGGGGTGACGATCACGGTGTCGTCGGTGCAGCACATCCGGCGCTCCGGGATGGTCTACCGGGAGCTGCGCGGTGACGTCCCCACGATCGACTCGGCCCTGGCCTGGCGCGAGGACAACGCCTCGGCGGCGCTGCACACCGTGCTGCGGGTGGCCGAGCAGGTGCTCCCGACCCCGTCCCGCAGTGACGTGCAGGGACTGGAGCCCGGCCTCGATTGA